Proteins encoded within one genomic window of uncultured Desulfobacter sp.:
- a CDS encoding transglutaminase family protein: protein MTIDQFTLYCLPTFFIDSDHEKIIAFSSLHAGSSDNPVQKAVSIFYAVRDQIRYDPYEIPVNKEGFKASRVLTKGRGFCVSKAVLLTACLRAQSIPARLGFADVKNHLTTPKLKAKMGTDLFKWHGYTDIFLEGKWVKATPTFNLSLCRNFAVKPLEFDGRQDSVFHAFDTKGQRHMEYVKDHGHFADLPWDRMMAAYRTAYPNYFKSNRTSGDFHAEAKELRNGTSS, encoded by the coding sequence ATGACGATTGACCAATTCACCTTGTATTGTTTACCAACGTTTTTTATTGATTCGGATCATGAAAAGATCATTGCATTTTCATCCCTGCATGCAGGATCTTCGGATAATCCGGTGCAAAAGGCGGTAAGCATTTTTTACGCTGTCAGAGATCAGATTCGATATGATCCCTATGAGATTCCTGTAAACAAAGAAGGTTTTAAGGCAAGCCGTGTGCTGACCAAAGGCAGGGGGTTTTGTGTGTCTAAGGCTGTGCTGTTGACCGCTTGCCTAAGGGCTCAGTCCATACCGGCTCGTCTTGGGTTTGCAGATGTGAAGAACCATCTGACTACGCCTAAACTCAAAGCAAAAATGGGTACGGATCTGTTTAAATGGCATGGATATACTGACATATTTCTGGAAGGAAAATGGGTCAAGGCTACACCAACATTCAATTTGAGCCTGTGCCGAAATTTTGCCGTAAAGCCCCTTGAATTTGACGGCCGGCAAGACAGTGTATTTCATGCCTTTGATACCAAAGGGCAACGGCATATGGAATATGTTAAAGATCATGGCCATTTTGCGGATTTGCCTTGGGACAGAATGATGGCGGCTTACCGAACTGCCTATCCCAATTATTTTAAATCGAATCGGACTTCTGGTGATTTTCATGCCGAGGCAAAAGAATTGAGAAATGGTACATCTTCCTGA
- a CDS encoding DVU0298 family protein: MNMRKRTTMKPYGRKVKKQVGEFLSLGSRSQALDSLAQIPDAQLTGHLFSFFYNKDELIKFRSVTAMGELVARIADNSLEKARIILRRIMWNLNDESGGIGWGSPEAMGEILSKSPALAQEFKTILFSYLDHRGNHIEHEMLQRGVLWGIGTYIGAAPDDLTDVTKEQLIAHLSSKDPVKCGYAVRALSNAHEFECMLLPDLIQADKTTIDIYTGWNFTSARISDLVPACFPEPALAGNE; encoded by the coding sequence ATGAACATGAGAAAGAGAACAACCATGAAACCATACGGCAGAAAGGTAAAAAAACAAGTGGGAGAATTTCTCTCCCTTGGCAGTCGCAGCCAGGCTCTGGATAGCCTGGCGCAGATTCCGGACGCCCAGCTCACCGGGCATCTGTTCTCTTTTTTCTACAACAAAGATGAACTAATCAAATTTCGCAGTGTGACTGCCATGGGAGAGCTTGTTGCAAGGATTGCGGATAATTCACTGGAAAAAGCCCGCATAATCTTAAGACGAATCATGTGGAATCTGAATGATGAATCAGGCGGCATCGGCTGGGGATCACCAGAAGCCATGGGAGAGATCTTAAGCAAAAGCCCGGCCCTGGCCCAGGAATTTAAAACGATTCTTTTTTCCTACCTGGATCACAGAGGCAATCACATTGAACATGAAATGCTCCAGCGCGGGGTTTTATGGGGTATCGGCACATATATCGGCGCAGCACCCGATGATCTGACCGACGTCACAAAGGAACAGCTTATAGCGCATCTTTCATCTAAAGACCCGGTAAAATGCGGATATGCCGTCAGGGCACTATCTAATGCCCATGAGTTTGAATGTATGCTTCTGCCCGATCTTATCCAGGCAGACAAAACAACCATTGATATTTACACCGGGTGGAATTTTACCTCTGCGCGGATATCGGATTTGGTCCCGGCCTGTTTCCCGGAACCGGCCCTGGCCGGAAATGAATAA
- the ptsP gene encoding phosphoenolpyruvate--protein phosphotransferase encodes MNKKEPDHLNLLFDMGELASIITSGSDIEAFLTGASELVAKHLQAHVCSIYLFDYRSKNLVLKATRGLKPEAVNQIRMLPGEGLVGQCFSRDQVLRVGNARTSPGFKYFDNAGEDPFNSFLCVPIRRGVVKIGVLVVQQREMDHFTLLDERALRTAATQLAGAVENARLLMALEPESAETDESEDTVSKKFPAFIKGKSNGYGLAYGTIRPSRRKRKAILFEADTSDSSYCLADFQTAVGKTIDELKLLQDKFAASLPESESLIFTAHFMMLKDKNFTGKMKSLIEQGISPVAAIQQIVQKYIKVFSDNPNAYMQEKAVDVEDLGIRLLSHLKALHTPTPSDRGTIFVTQDIYPSDMMKLTADGIRGIVLVGGGVTSHVTILARSLSIPLIIADDPVFIDLPDTTRLLLDAGQGNIYINPDDNTLAIFKDNQEAENRAKNRDMQPATYTLDNRRIRLLANINLLSEIHLARELKAEGIGLYRTEFPFLIRSGFPSEDEQYLIYKGLFDKTEPDTITTVRTLDAGGDKVIKHTDFIQEANPALGLRSIRFSLKHLQIFRNQIKAILRAAHGRQQVRLMFPLISSIDEFLEAKQVMAQCIRQMEQEGVPHKNDPKVGIMIELPSVLATIDEFAQLADFFAIGTNDFIQYMLGADRGNKLVAEHYIPYHPAVNRGIAKIAAAAIDHGIDVSVCGEMAHDPKHIPFLIGVGITTLSVDPKFLPIVQATVMETHFSRASAYAQRLLEQTRVRYAAEMLNAGPGKC; translated from the coding sequence ATGAATAAAAAAGAACCTGACCATCTTAACCTGCTATTCGACATGGGGGAACTTGCCTCCATCATCACCAGCGGATCAGACATAGAAGCCTTTTTAACCGGCGCCAGCGAACTTGTGGCCAAGCATCTGCAAGCCCATGTCTGCTCCATATACCTGTTTGACTACCGTTCCAAAAACCTGGTCCTGAAAGCCACCCGGGGTCTGAAACCCGAAGCCGTTAACCAAATCCGTATGCTGCCCGGAGAAGGCCTGGTGGGTCAATGCTTTTCCCGAGACCAAGTTCTGCGGGTGGGAAACGCTAGAACAAGTCCGGGATTCAAATATTTCGACAATGCAGGAGAAGATCCCTTTAACTCTTTTCTTTGTGTGCCCATCCGACGCGGGGTCGTGAAAATCGGCGTTCTGGTGGTCCAGCAACGGGAGATGGACCACTTTACCCTGCTCGATGAGCGTGCATTGAGGACTGCTGCCACCCAGCTGGCCGGTGCTGTTGAAAATGCAAGACTACTCATGGCCCTGGAGCCGGAGTCGGCAGAGACAGACGAAAGCGAAGATACTGTTTCCAAAAAGTTCCCCGCATTCATAAAGGGGAAATCCAACGGATACGGCTTGGCCTATGGCACAATCCGGCCATCAAGAAGAAAACGTAAGGCCATTTTATTTGAGGCGGACACATCCGATAGCAGTTACTGTCTGGCTGACTTTCAAACCGCCGTGGGAAAAACCATTGATGAATTAAAATTGCTGCAGGATAAATTTGCCGCAAGTCTTCCGGAAAGCGAATCTTTGATCTTCACGGCCCATTTTATGATGCTCAAAGACAAAAATTTCACGGGAAAAATGAAAAGCCTGATAGAACAGGGCATCTCTCCTGTGGCAGCCATCCAGCAGATTGTCCAGAAATACATCAAAGTTTTTTCGGATAATCCCAATGCCTATATGCAGGAAAAGGCCGTGGATGTGGAAGATTTGGGCATACGTCTTTTGTCCCATCTCAAGGCGCTACACACCCCCACCCCCTCTGACAGGGGAACAATCTTTGTGACCCAGGACATTTATCCCTCGGACATGATGAAACTGACCGCCGACGGCATCCGGGGCATTGTGCTGGTGGGCGGTGGCGTAACCTCCCATGTCACCATCCTTGCCCGATCCCTGTCTATTCCCCTGATTATTGCCGATGATCCTGTATTTATAGACTTGCCCGACACCACCCGGTTGCTGCTGGATGCAGGCCAGGGCAACATTTACATCAATCCGGACGACAATACCCTTGCCATATTCAAAGACAACCAGGAAGCGGAAAACCGGGCAAAAAACCGGGATATGCAACCTGCGACCTATACCCTTGACAACAGACGCATCCGGTTGCTTGCCAATATCAACCTGCTCAGTGAAATTCACCTGGCCCGGGAACTTAAAGCTGAAGGCATTGGCCTTTACCGTACGGAATTTCCATTTTTGATCCGCTCCGGATTTCCTTCTGAAGACGAACAATACCTCATTTATAAAGGACTGTTTGACAAGACTGAACCTGACACCATCACCACGGTGCGCACCCTGGATGCCGGTGGAGACAAGGTCATAAAGCACACTGATTTTATCCAGGAGGCCAACCCCGCCTTGGGCCTGCGCTCCATTCGCTTTTCCCTAAAGCATCTCCAGATTTTCCGGAACCAGATCAAAGCCATTTTACGGGCCGCTCATGGCAGGCAACAGGTTCGCCTGATGTTTCCATTAATCTCTTCCATTGACGAATTTTTAGAGGCTAAACAGGTCATGGCGCAATGTATTCGTCAGATGGAACAAGAAGGTGTGCCCCACAAAAACGACCCGAAAGTGGGCATCATGATTGAACTGCCTTCTGTGCTTGCCACCATAGATGAATTTGCTCAACTTGCAGATTTTTTTGCCATCGGCACCAATGACTTTATCCAGTATATGTTGGGTGCGGACCGGGGTAACAAACTGGTGGCTGAACATTATATACCTTATCATCCCGCCGTAAACCGCGGCATTGCAAAAATAGCCGCGGCTGCGATCGACCATGGCATCGATGTATCCGTATGCGGAGAGATGGCCCATGACCCCAAGCATATCCCCTTTCTGATCGGGGTGGGTATCACCACCCTCAGCGTGGACCCTAAATTTCTACCTATAGTCCAGGCCACGGTCATGGAAACACATTTTTCCCGGGCAAGCGCTTACGCCCAACGTCTACTGGAGCAGACCCGGGTCAGGTATGCCGCTGAAATGTTGAACGCAGGGCCAGGCAAATGCTGA
- a CDS encoding response regulator, translated as MSENKSFPALEALSILIVDDMKSMRLTIRKMLQNLNIGGRLRFAENGKEGLEVLKQSKFDLSIIDWNMPVMNGIAMLEQIRKDPALREMPVIMVTAEAERDIVSEVAESEIDGYLLKPLTLEALDKRIKTVMDRVHNPEPFTLHRNKARALEDQGLFKEAIEEVKKALAHKPSASRMLRRMGLLHFKIGKHEIAEKCLRKAVAVNDQDTISRVYLADYYLKKNELEKAGMHYLKILSLSTRYNDKAFDIGTRLLKAGYKKPAIQLFSRVIQRSRKNNAVRDQVIDICLDHGEVDFPEYLIEEAIQENPGNYNIIYKAGMIFLESGDRDKAMAHFMNVDRHVRGHLDAKLQIAKILSANKRILQADDYLNQILRLDPGHEEAIELRRTL; from the coding sequence ATGTCTGAAAATAAGTCTTTTCCAGCGCTTGAAGCGTTATCCATATTGATTGTTGATGACATGAAAAGCATGCGGCTGACCATTCGGAAAATGCTTCAGAATCTTAATATCGGAGGCAGACTCAGGTTTGCCGAAAATGGTAAAGAGGGGTTGGAAGTCCTCAAGCAGAGTAAGTTTGATCTCTCCATTATTGACTGGAATATGCCGGTCATGAACGGGATTGCAATGCTGGAACAGATTCGTAAGGATCCTGCGCTTAGGGAGATGCCGGTGATCATGGTTACGGCTGAGGCGGAGCGGGATATCGTTTCTGAAGTGGCGGAATCTGAAATTGACGGGTATTTGCTCAAACCTTTGACGCTGGAGGCACTGGATAAAAGAATCAAGACTGTCATGGACCGTGTGCATAATCCTGAACCGTTCACGCTTCACCGAAACAAGGCCAGGGCGCTTGAGGATCAGGGGTTGTTTAAAGAGGCGATCGAAGAGGTGAAAAAGGCCCTGGCTCATAAACCGTCTGCCTCCCGCATGCTGCGACGGATGGGATTGCTGCACTTTAAAATCGGCAAACATGAGATTGCCGAGAAGTGTCTTCGCAAAGCTGTTGCGGTGAATGATCAGGATACTATTTCAAGGGTTTATCTGGCAGATTATTATTTGAAGAAAAATGAGCTGGAAAAAGCAGGGATGCATTACCTGAAAATTCTTTCTTTGAGTACACGCTACAATGATAAAGCCTTTGACATCGGGACACGGCTTTTAAAAGCTGGATATAAAAAGCCGGCAATACAACTTTTTTCACGGGTGATCCAACGATCAAGAAAAAACAATGCGGTGCGCGATCAGGTCATTGACATCTGCCTGGATCATGGAGAAGTCGACTTCCCCGAATATCTGATAGAGGAGGCAATTCAAGAAAATCCCGGTAACTATAATATCATTTATAAGGCCGGTATGATTTTTCTTGAATCGGGAGACAGGGACAAAGCGATGGCGCATTTCATGAACGTAGACAGGCATGTAAGGGGGCATCTGGATGCCAAGCTTCAGATCGCTAAAATCCTTTCTGCGAACAAAAGGATATTGCAGGCAGATGATTATTTGAATCAGATTCTAAGGTTGGATCCGGGACATGAAGAGGCAATTGAACTGCGAAGGACGCTTTAG
- a CDS encoding ferredoxin, protein MSIEKKPVIDLGCCIECGVCIDLAPHAFEINDAGYIDIRPLDSYENDEDILEAMKNCPKDCITWE, encoded by the coding sequence ATGAGTATAGAAAAAAAACCGGTAATCGATCTTGGCTGCTGCATTGAATGCGGGGTCTGTATTGATCTGGCCCCCCACGCCTTTGAAATCAATGACGCAGGTTATATAGACATTCGCCCCCTTGACAGCTATGAAAATGATGAAGATATCCTTGAAGCAATGAAAAACTGCCCCAAAGACTGCATTACCTGGGAATAA